Sequence from the Corallococcus soli genome:
CGGACCGCTTCACCTACTGGCCGCTGCGCGTGGCGCGGGGCGGGGAGATGCTGGCCCCCGGTGACGGCGAGGATCCGGTGCAGTTCGTCGACTCGCGCGACCTGGCCGCCTTCATCATCCGGAACGTGGAGCGCCGCACGATGGGCGTCTTCAACGTCACCGGCCCCCTGAAGCCCATCAAGATGCGCTCCTTCCTGGAAGGCGTTCGCGAGGTGACGGGCAGCGACGCGCGCTTCACCTGGGTGGAGACCCCCTTCCTGGAGCAGCAGAAGGTGATGCCCATGGCGGAGATCCCCATCTGGTCGGCGCGCACCGGCGCGGAAGGGGGCATGGGCCGCGTGAGCATCGAGCGCGCCATCCAGGCGGGCCTGACCATCCGGCCCATGGCGGACACCGTGCGCGACACGCTGGCGTGGTTCCGCGCCCTGCCTCCGGAGCGTCAGGAGAAGCAGCGCGCGGGCATCCCCGCGGACCGCGAGCGCGAGCTGCTCGCCGCGTGGCACCAGGCGAAGGGCACCGGGACCGCCAAGGCGGCGGAGTAGACGCGGGTATTGCCTGGTCGCCGGGCATCCGTGCGACCAGGCGGTGCTGGTGAAGCAAGCACGTCCTGGGGGTGCTGGTCGTCCGCGTCATGCGGCCGCACCTTTCCCGCCATGGAAAGCCATCAGGACAGCCGGCATCACGTGGTCATCGTCGGGGCGGGCTTTGGCGGGCTGGAGGCCGCGAAGGCGCTGGGCAGGTCCCGCGACGTGCGGGTGACGGTGGTGGACCGCTACAACCACCACCTCTTCCAGCCGCTCCTGTACCAGGTGGCGACGGCGGTGCTGAACCCGGCGGACATCTCCGCGCCCATCCGCAGCGTGCTCAAGGCGCGCAACACGGAGGTGATGCTGGCGGAGGCGAAGTCGGTGGATCCGCGCCGCAAGGTGCTGCTCGTGGAGGGCGGAGAGATTCCCTACGACTCGCTGGTGCTGGCGACGGGCGCGGCGCACTCGTACTTCAAGCACCCGGAGTGGGCGCAGGTGGCGCCCGGCCTGAAGACGCTGGAGGACGCGGTGCGCATCCGCGAGCGCGTGCTGACGGCCTTCGAGGCCGCGGAGCGTGAGTCCGATCCCGAGCGTCGGCGCGAGTGGCTGAACTTCGTCATCATCGGCGCGGGGCCCACGGGGGTGGAGCTGGCGGGGGCGCTCGCGTACATGACGCGGCACTCGCTGCCGAAGGACTTCCGGCGCATCGACACGCGGCAGGCGCGGGTCATCCTGCTGGAGGGGCTGCCCCGGGTGCTGACGGCGTATCCGGAGGAGCTGTCCGCGGACGCGAAGCGCGACCTGGAGCAGCTGCACGTGGAGGTGCGCACCGGGGCGATGGTGACGGGCGTGGACGCGGAGGGCGTCAACATTGGCGAGGAGCGCATTCCCACGCGCACGGTGCTGTGGGGCGCGGGCGTGGCGGCATCACCGCTGGTGCGTTCGCTGGACGTTCCGTTGGACCGCGCGGGCCGCGTGAAGGTGGGGCCGCTGCTCACGGCGCCGGGATGCGACGACGTGTATGTGATTGGCGACGTGGCGGCGGTGGAGCAGCACGGCAAGCCGGTGCCGGGCATCGCGCCGGCGGCGATGCAGATGGGGCGGCACGTGGCGAAGACGGTGCGCGACCGGCTGGCGCACAAGCCGCTGCGGGCGTTCCGCTACCACGACAAGGGCAACTTCGCGGTCATCGGCCGGGGCTACGCGGTGGGCGTGCTCTTCGACAAGTGGCGGATGCGGGGGATGCCCGCGTGGCTCGTCTGGGCGGGCGTGCACATCGCCTACCTGATTGGCTTCCGCAACCGCCTGTCGGTGATGCTCAACTGGGGCTACACGTTCTTCACCAAGGGCGGCCGGGACCTGCGGCTGATCACAGGCAACGTGGCGCCCCGCATGCCGGCCCTGAACGCAGGGCCCACCGTGCCCGTGGCTCCGCCGCCGCGCCCGGAGCTGTCGGTGGCCCGGCCCGCGCCGGTGCACTGAGCTTCTGGTGAAAGCAGCGCCTCCCGGTGGCGACCCCGGGAGGACGGCTCAGGTGGTGTCGTCCGTCAGCAGGACGGCTTCCTGGGCCCTGCCATCGAGCAGCAGCGCGAACTGCTCCGAGAAGCGGGCGAGCGCGCTGTAGGTCGTCTTGAGCTCCACTGCCGCAGTATTCGCCGACTCGGGGCGCTCGGCGCGGTCCGTGCGGGTCGCGAGCCGGGCCTGGACGCCCAGGCTCCCTCGGGTGTTGATGGGGTACGCGGAGATCGCGACGAAGACCTGTTCAAGCTTGTAGGTCTTGTCGACCTCGTGGAAGGACCACGCTCCCCCCACGAGGCCACGCCGCGCCTCTTCGCCCAAGGGGAAGGCGGTCAGCGCCGAGGCGAAGGCCCGGAGCTGCGCCAGACCGAACCAAGCGCAGCCCTCCCCCGAGAAGGCCCCCGAACGGACGCTCACCTGGAGCTCTGCCGACCCGTCTTCGTCAGGAAACAGCTTCAGCAGGAGCCTGTCGTCGCTCATCGTTCCAGCCTCTTTTTTCCGTACCCGCGGTGTGCCCCTGCGGGGACGGGTCTTCTCGCTCCGGCATGACGCTGGAGGTTCAACCCGCCCGCTCCGCGATACGGAGCGTGGGGGTTGGCCTGGCGCACGGTTGGGAGGTTTCCCTGGATCCGGCCCGGTCCTTCGTGCACGGCAGGGGCGAAGCCTTTCCGGCTGCTCGCAGTGCCGGCGGGCGTTACGGAGGGGGACACGCGGGCCCTGGCCATGTCAGCCTGCCGCGATAGTGAAGGGTAGGGCCGTGGAGCGCGGGGTGCCCGACCCCGCGGGTGGGCGGGCAGGGTGGGTGGGGACAGGCCATGAGGTGGGATGCAATGGGCGAGTCGCCCGGATGGGACAGCACGGTGGCGCGGGACGGTGGCGCGAACGGTCAGGCAGCTCGTGGTGGGCGGGGCTCCATCCTCGCCGTGGTGGCGGAGAAGCCGGCCGTGGCGCGCGACATCGCCCGGGTGCTGGGCGCCACCGAGCGCGGTGAAGGCTGCCTGCGCGGCAACGGCTATATCGTGACATGGGCCCTGGGCCACCTGGTGGGCCTGGCCCAGCCGCATGAAATCAAGCCCGAGTGGAAGCGCTGGCACCGCTCGCAGCTCCCCATGCTGCCGGAGGACTGGCCGCTGGTGGTGTCCCCGCAGACGAAGGATCAATTCGAGGTGGTCCGCCGCGTGATGAACGCGCCGGAGGTGTCCACGGTGGTGTGCGCCACCGACGCGGGCCGCGAGGGCGAGCTCATCTTCCGCTACATCTACGACGCCGCCGGGTGTCGCAAGCCGGTGCGGCGGCTGTGGGTGTCCTCGCTCACCGAGCGCGCCATCCTCGACGGCTTCCAGAAGCTGAAGGACGGCCGGGCCTACGCGCCGCTGGCCGACGCCGCCATGGGCCGCAGCCGGGCGGACTGGCTCGTCGGCATGAACCTGTCGCGCCTCTATACGCTCGCGAGCGGCACCTACGGGAGCATGCTGTCCGTGGGCCGCGTGCAGACGCCCACGCTGGCCATGGTGGTGGAGCGCGAGCTGGCCATCCGCGACTTCGTGCCCCGGGACTACCTGGAGCTGGTGGCCACCTTCGCGCCGCGCGGCAAGGGCGCGGCGCCCGGGACGCGCTACCAGGGGACGTGGTTCCGCTCGGGGCCGGACGGCAAGCCGGTGATTCCCCCGGGCTTCGACAGCGTGCGCGAGGCGCGGCGCCTGGACGTGGACGGCGTGGAGGCGGGACGCATCATCGACCGCGTGAGGGGCGGGCTCGCGGCGGTGGAGTCGCTGGACGCGGAGACGAAGCGGATGCCGCCGCCGCTGCTCTACGACTTGACGGAGCTGCAGCGTCACGCCAACCGCCTCTTTGGCTTCAGCGCGCAGCGCACGCTGGAGGTGGCGCAGGCGCTCTATGAGAAGCACAAGCTGCTGAGCTATCCGCGCACCGCCAGCCGGCACCTGTCGCAGTCGGTGGCGGACACGCTGCCGGAGGTGGTGCGTGCCATCCAGGCGCCCTACGCGGAGGACCTGGCGCCGGGCACGGGCGAGCGGCCCCTGGGCAAGCGCTACGTGGACGACGCGAAGGTGACGGACCACCACGCCATCATCCCCACGCCCACGCCCCCTTCCGGCGTGCGCCTGTCGCCGGACGAGCAGCGGCTCTACGACCTGGTTTGCCGGCGCGTGCTCCAGGCCTGGCACGAGGACCACGTCTGGAAGGTCACCACGGTCATCACCGCGGTGACGTCCAAGGGGGACGCCGGGACCGTGGTGGACCGCTTCCACAGCGCAGGCACGCAGGTGGAGCGCGTGGGGTGGAAGGTGCTGGACCTGGGCGGAGGGCAGAAGGCGCCGCGTCCCCGCGCGGAGGGCAAGAAGGGCGAGGACAAGGACCGGGACGACGAGCCGGACGACGAGCCCCAGGACCTGCCGCCGGGGCTCCTGCGCGGACAGGCGCAGACGGTGGAGGACGTGGAGGCGGTGAAGAAGCGCACGCGCCCGCCGCCGCGCTTCACGGACGCGACGCTCCTGACGGCGATGGAGTCCGCCGGGCGCACCCTGGATGAGAAGGAGCTGGCGGACGCCATGCGCGACACGGGGCTGGGCACGCCCGCCACGCGCGCGTCCATCATCGAGGTGCTGCTGGAGCGCGAGTACCTCATCCGTCAGGGCAAGCGGCTGGAGGCCACGGACAAGGGCATCCACCTCATCCAGGTGGTGCACCCGGACGTGAAGTCCCCCGTCATGACGGGCCAGTGGGAGGCGTGGCTCCAGCGCATCGAGCGCGGGCAGGGCGAGCTGGGCTCGTTCCTGAGCGGCATTGAAGCGTACGTGCGCGAGGTCGTGGGACAGGCGCCCGCGTCGCTGCCGCCGACCCCGGCGCAGTCCGGCGGTGTGCGGCCCCCGGCGTCCGGTGAAGGCGGCGTCCGGGGAGGCCCGCACCAGGACCCCGCCCGGGTGTCGTCGGAGGCGGGCCGCTTCGGCGGTGCTGCGTCCCACGGTGGAGGCGGAGGACCGGCTCCCGCGAACGGGCGCTTCGAGGCCTCCCGACAGCATCCCGCGCAGGCGCCCGCCGAAGGACTCTTCCGTGCCCGCGAAGCCCTGTCCGCCACGGGCGAAGCCCTGGCTCGCGGTGCCCACGAGGCCCGCTCCGGTGCCGCGTGGGAGGGGGCAGGTCCCCATGCCGTGACCTGGGGCTCCAGCGCGCCGCGCGACACCGCCGCCGGGTCACGCGATGCGATGTCTCCGATTGCAGGCGCGTCCATGGACCCCCGCGCGGCGCTGCTGCGGGGGCAGGAACCTCCGCCCCGGATTCCGTCCGCGGAGGTGCGGACCGCGTTCGTGCAGGCGTCGTCCGAGGGCTTCGGCCGGGCCAAGCGTCAGCCCCAGGGCGTGAACATGGGAAGCGGGCGGCCGGAGCGGGTGCACCGCGCGCCCACGCCGCCGAACCAGCTCCGGGGCCTCTTGAAGGAGGCCTTCGGCTTCTCCGACTTCCGGCCGTACCAGGAAGAGGTGTGCCGCGCGGCCACGTCCGGCGAGGACCTGCTGCTGGTGATGCCCACGGGCGCGGGCAAGTCGCTGTGCTACCAGCTGCCGGGCCTGGCGCGGGCGGGGACGACGCTCGTCGTCAGTCCGCTCATCGCGCTGATGGAGGACCAGGTGCTGCGGCTCCAGTCGCTGGGGTTCGCGGCGGATCGCATCCACTCCGGCCGCGACCGGGCCGCCTCCCGGCAGGTGTGCGCCGAGTACCTGGAAGGCCGCCTGGACTTCCTCTTCATCGCGCCCGAGCGGCTGGGCGTCCCCGGCTTCGGTGAGTTCCTGGCCCGGCGCACCCCCTCGCTCATCGCCATCGACGAGGCGCACTGCATCTCTCAGTGGGGCCACGACTTCCGGCCGGACTACCGGCTGCTGGGCTCGCGCCTGCCGCTGCTGCGTCCGGCCCCGGTGGTGGCGCTCACCGCCACGGCGACGCCGGACGTGCAGCGCGACATCGTCCAGCAACTGGGGCTGCGCGGCTCCACGGGCGGCGCCGCGCACACCTTCATCCATGGCTTCCGTCGCACCAACATCGCCATCGAGGTGCGGGAGCTGAACCCGGGGGCGCGCGGCGAGGCCATCCTGTCGCTCCTGCGCGACCCGTCCCACCGGCCCGCCATCGTCTACGCCTCCACGCGCAAGCACGCGGAGCAGTACGCGGACCTGCTCTCCTCGGACTTCCACACCGCGCCGTACCACGCGGGCCTTCCCCCCGCGGACCGCGACCGCATCCAGGCGGCCTTCCTCAAGGGGCACCTGGAGGTCATCGTCGCCACGACGGCGTTCGGCATGGGCATCGACAAGGCGGACGTGCGCACCGTCATCCACGCGGCGCTGCCGGCCAGCCTGGAGGGCTACTACCAGGAGCTGGGGCGCGCGGGCCGCGACGGGAAGGACTCGCGCGCGGTGCTGCTCCATGCGTTCGTGGACCGGCGCACGCACGAGTTCTTCCACCGCCGCGACTACCCGGACCCCGCCGTGCTGGAGCGGCTGTACCAGGCCACGTCCAACGAGCTGGAGTCCAAGGGCTCCCTCCAGGCCCGCGTGCGCGGGGACCCGGAGGTGTTCGACAAGGCGCTCGAACAGCTGTGGATCCACGGCGGCGTGGAGATGACGCCGGACGAGGACGTGCGGCGCGGGCGCGCGGGCTGGGCGGTGCAGTACATCGCGCAGCGCGAGCGCAAGCAGCTCCACCTGGAGCAAATGGGGCGCTACGCGGAGGCGCACGGCTGCCGCATGCGGCACCTGGTCGCGCACTTCGGCGACCTGCAGGACTCCGGCGCGGCGTGCGGCCTGTGCGACGTGTGCGCCCCGGAGACGTGCGCGGTGGTGCGCTTCGAGGAGCCCTCGGCGGTGGAGGCCCACGCCCTGGGCCGCATCCTGGAGGCCCTGCATGCCCGCGACGGACAGGCCACCGGCCGGCTCCACCGGGAGCTGTTCGGCGACGCGCTCCACCGGCGCGACTTCGAGCGGCTCGTGGGCGGACTGGCGCGCTCCGGGCTGGTGCGCCTGGACTCGGACTCCTTCGACAAGGACGGACAGGTCATCCTGTTCCAGCGGCTGTCGCTGACGGACACGGGCCGCCGCGCGCGCGTCATCGCGCCCGGACAGGTGGTGCTCCCCCAGGCGCGCGAGGAGTCCCCCAAGAAGCGCCGGGGCCGGGCCTCCCCCGCGGCCTCGAAGCGGGCCCCTCGCAAGCGCGCGAGCACCGGGGCAGGGGCCACCTCCACCGGACGGGGCAAGCGCGCCGCCAGCACGGGCACGCGGCGCGGCGCCGAACCGTGGCAGGCCCCGCGCGTGGACCGGGAGGGCGCGGACTTCACCCAGGAGTCCTTCGCCCCGGACGCGCCCGCCCCGGGCCGGAGCTGGAAGGCGCGCACCACGCCGGAGTCCTCCACGGGCTCCCGGGCGGCGTCCTGGAACGCGTCGCGGCAGGCGCCCGAGCCCGGCTTCGCCGCGCCTGAGGCCGCGCCCGCCCTGGTGGAGTCCCTGAAGGCCTGGCGGCTCACGGAGGCGCGCAAGCGCAAGGTGCCCGCCTTCCGCATCCTCACCGACCGCGTGCTGGACGCCATCGCCAGCGCCCGGCCCTCCAGCGGCGCGGAGCTCCTGTCCATCCACGGCGTGGGGCCCGCCCTCACCGAACGCTACGGCGCGCAGATCCTCTCGCTCGTGTCCCGCCGTCGCTAGGGCGTCCGCCGCCGGACACCGGGAACCCCGGGCGGCATCCGGGGCACGCCTGGGGCCCTTCGCCGTACCGCGCAAGAGAATGTCAGGCCCGGCGTGGGCAGGACAGGCATCCGCAAGGGCGTGGAGCCACCTGACAAGGGAAAGCCTTTTCCTGGGTCGCAGGCGCGGAGGGCGGCCGGCCGGGCATGAAGGTTGTTTCCCAAGCTTGTAGGCGTAGGGGCGGGTGCCACCTTCTCACCCAACACGCGCATGGGCGACGTGGGGGTTTCAAGGGGGCGCGCAACGATGGAGCTGGGCTTCGAGACGATTGGGAACGCCACACTCATCTGTCACGACAACGGGCCGGTGCTGGTGACCGACCCCTGGACGGACGGCACGGCGTACTTCGGCAGCTGGACGCTGTCGCACGAGATTCCGGAAGAGCAGCGCCAGGCCATCCGCGACTGCGCCTACGTGTGGCTCTCCCACGGCCACCCCGACCACCTGAGCATGGAGTCGCTGGAGAAGCTGCGCGAGCGCACCCTGCTGGTGCCCAACCACGTGGGCCACCGCATGCGGGATGACCTGCGCGAGGCGGGCTTCCGCGTCCAGGTGCTGGCGGACCGCGAGTGGACGCGGCTGTCCCCGCGCATCCGCGTGCTGTGCCTGCCGGACGTGAACCAGGACGCGGTGCTGCTGGTGGAGGTGGGCGGCCGGCTCATCGTCAACCTCAACGACTCCGGGGACCGCGGCCAGGGCCGCTTCGTGCGCCGGGTCATCAAGGAATACGACGAGACCTTCCTGCTGGCCCTGTCCGGCTACGGCGACGCGGACATGATGAACTTCTTCACCGAGGACGGGAAGCGCATCCTCCCGTACGCGGCGGCGAAGACGCCCGTGGGACAGACCATCGCGCGGCAGGCGGAGACGTACGGGGTGCGCTACTTCGTCCCCTTCAGCTCCATGCACAAGTACCAGCGCGCCGACAGCCTCTGGGCCGCCGAGTACACCACCACGCTGCCCGACTACGCCCGGGGCTTCAGCTCCAACACCTGCCAGATGCTCCCGGCCTTCCTGCGCCACGACTTCACCAACGACTCCTCCGTCTCCATCAACCCCAGGGAGCGCACCCTCACGCCGGTGGACCCCAGGGAGTACGGCGACGACTGGAGCGAGTGCCTGGAGCCGGACGAGGTGAAGCAGCTGGAGCAGTACTTCCGCGCCGTCGAACACCTGGGCACGGTGATGGACTTCCTGCGCTTCCGCGTGGGCGGCAGGGAGCACGTCATCGAATTCAACAAGCGCCGCTTCGAAAAGGGCATCACCTTCGAAGCGCCCCGGGGCTCGCTGATGACCGCCGTGAAGTACCAGGTGTTCGACGACCTGCTCATCGGCAACTTCATGAAGACCACCATCCACGGCGGCTTCGGCAAGGGCAGCCTCTATCCGGACTTCAGCCCCTACGTGGCCAAGTACGCGGACAACGGCAAGGCCCGCACGGAGGCGGAGCTGCGCAACTACTTCCACGAGTACAAGAGCCGCGACATGGTGGGCTACTTGCGCCACCAACTGGATGCCCACTGCGTGCGGCCCCTCCAGACCCAGTCCGCGGAGCTGCTGCGCACCCTGCTGCCCGCTGACTCCAGCGCCTTCCGCATGGCCAAGGAGACCTATTGGAAGGTGCGCCGCGCCATCCTCTAGGTGCTCAAAGAGAAGCAAGAAGGCTGACCGGAAGCAGGACACCCCCCTGTCGTCTTCCCGGACGCAGTGAGCAGGGGATGGAAAGCCCAGTGCTTCAGGGCACTTGGTCAAGGGAACGTCACGAAGGGTGACAACGGAGACGCGGGGGCGTGGAGTGAAGTCACTCCAGCTATCCCGCGTTTTCGGATTTTCTCCCCCTGAGAGGGTTTGTCAGGAACTTGGCCCGACAGTTGCTCAATGGGCCGGCACGCAGCTGCCGCGGCTGGCGGAGATGCCAGGCGGTGGCGGCGCAATCCCCCGTAGGACAGAGGAAGAGTTCCCAATGCTCAAGTTCCGCTCTGTTGCGATGCTGGCCGGTGTTTCGCTGCTCGGTGCCGCCTGTGGTGGTCCCGAGTCCCAGCAGGAAGCCGAAGTGACGCCGTCGTGGGAGGAGTTCAGGGCGAGCGCCGTGCGTGAGCCGTGGGAGGGCGGGAAGATCATCGTCAACGGCGACGAGGCGCTGGAGTCCGAGGAGGAGCTGGCGGCCTACTTCCACAACGTCGTGGAGGCCAAGCTGGGCCAGTCGCAGGACGGTCTCGCCGTGTACTACATCGGCGGCGACATCAAGTGGAACGCCACGCAGAAGATGAACCTGACGTACTGCATCAGCAACAACTTCGGCGCCAACAAGACGAAGATGGTCAACGCGATGGCGAGCGCGACGGCGGCCTGGGAGGCCACGGCGAACGTCAACTTCACGTACCTGTCCCAGTACGACGCGTCCTGCACCGCGAGCCAGGCGGGCGTGCTGTTCGACGTGCGCCCGGTGAGCGGCCAGTCCTACGTGGCGCGCGCGTTCTTCCCGAACTCCAGCCGCTCCGGCCGCAACGTGCTCGTGAACAGCAGCGCGTTCACCAGCACGGGCGCGTGGTCCCTGACGGGCGTCATCCGCCACGAGCTGGGCCACACGCTGGGCTTCCGCCACGAGCACACCCGCTCCACCGCGTCCGGCTGCTACGAGGACTCCCAGTGGCGCGCGCTGACCTCCACCTACGACCGCGCCTCGGTCATGCACTACCCCCAGTGCAACGGCACCCAGACGGGCGACCTCGTGCTGACCACCCTGGACAAGCAGGGCGCCCGCGCGCTGTACCCGTGAGCGACGTGACGTGCTGAACTCGCGCGGGTGATGCCGCGCGCACGGGACCGGTGGGAGCCTCTTCGCTCTCGTCGGTCCCGCGTTCATTTCCGGCCGGGCCCGCTTCAGCCGTGGAGGGTCGGGCTGTCCACGTCCAGTTCGCGCTCGAAGAAGACGAGCAGCTTGCCGCTGCCGCGCTCGATGATCTCCAGGCACTCCAGCGCGCCGCTGTCCGAGTCCACCTCCGCGCTGATGCGCTCCGGTTCGAGGACGCGGTGGGTGATGGCGTCGTCGTCGTGGCCCACGATGATCTGCACCGCGCCGGTGTCGCTGCCCTTCAGCTCCAGGGAGATCTCCACCAGCGGCAGGCTCCGGGCGATGTCCTGGTCACCGGTCTGCTCGCTGAGGGACTCCAGGGTGACGCGTTGGGTGCGGGTGCTGGGCTGGG
This genomic interval carries:
- a CDS encoding NAD(P)/FAD-dependent oxidoreductase gives rise to the protein MVIVGAGFGGLEAAKALGRSRDVRVTVVDRYNHHLFQPLLYQVATAVLNPADISAPIRSVLKARNTEVMLAEAKSVDPRRKVLLVEGGEIPYDSLVLATGAAHSYFKHPEWAQVAPGLKTLEDAVRIRERVLTAFEAAERESDPERRREWLNFVIIGAGPTGVELAGALAYMTRHSLPKDFRRIDTRQARVILLEGLPRVLTAYPEELSADAKRDLEQLHVEVRTGAMVTGVDAEGVNIGEERIPTRTVLWGAGVAASPLVRSLDVPLDRAGRVKVGPLLTAPGCDDVYVIGDVAAVEQHGKPVPGIAPAAMQMGRHVAKTVRDRLAHKPLRAFRYHDKGNFAVIGRGYAVGVLFDKWRMRGMPAWLVWAGVHIAYLIGFRNRLSVMLNWGYTFFTKGGRDLRLITGNVAPRMPALNAGPTVPVAPPPRPELSVARPAPVH
- a CDS encoding DNA topoisomerase 3; the protein is MRWDAMGESPGWDSTVARDGGANGQAARGGRGSILAVVAEKPAVARDIARVLGATERGEGCLRGNGYIVTWALGHLVGLAQPHEIKPEWKRWHRSQLPMLPEDWPLVVSPQTKDQFEVVRRVMNAPEVSTVVCATDAGREGELIFRYIYDAAGCRKPVRRLWVSSLTERAILDGFQKLKDGRAYAPLADAAMGRSRADWLVGMNLSRLYTLASGTYGSMLSVGRVQTPTLAMVVERELAIRDFVPRDYLELVATFAPRGKGAAPGTRYQGTWFRSGPDGKPVIPPGFDSVREARRLDVDGVEAGRIIDRVRGGLAAVESLDAETKRMPPPLLYDLTELQRHANRLFGFSAQRTLEVAQALYEKHKLLSYPRTASRHLSQSVADTLPEVVRAIQAPYAEDLAPGTGERPLGKRYVDDAKVTDHHAIIPTPTPPSGVRLSPDEQRLYDLVCRRVLQAWHEDHVWKVTTVITAVTSKGDAGTVVDRFHSAGTQVERVGWKVLDLGGGQKAPRPRAEGKKGEDKDRDDEPDDEPQDLPPGLLRGQAQTVEDVEAVKKRTRPPPRFTDATLLTAMESAGRTLDEKELADAMRDTGLGTPATRASIIEVLLEREYLIRQGKRLEATDKGIHLIQVVHPDVKSPVMTGQWEAWLQRIERGQGELGSFLSGIEAYVREVVGQAPASLPPTPAQSGGVRPPASGEGGVRGGPHQDPARVSSEAGRFGGAASHGGGGGPAPANGRFEASRQHPAQAPAEGLFRAREALSATGEALARGAHEARSGAAWEGAGPHAVTWGSSAPRDTAAGSRDAMSPIAGASMDPRAALLRGQEPPPRIPSAEVRTAFVQASSEGFGRAKRQPQGVNMGSGRPERVHRAPTPPNQLRGLLKEAFGFSDFRPYQEEVCRAATSGEDLLLVMPTGAGKSLCYQLPGLARAGTTLVVSPLIALMEDQVLRLQSLGFAADRIHSGRDRAASRQVCAEYLEGRLDFLFIAPERLGVPGFGEFLARRTPSLIAIDEAHCISQWGHDFRPDYRLLGSRLPLLRPAPVVALTATATPDVQRDIVQQLGLRGSTGGAAHTFIHGFRRTNIAIEVRELNPGARGEAILSLLRDPSHRPAIVYASTRKHAEQYADLLSSDFHTAPYHAGLPPADRDRIQAAFLKGHLEVIVATTAFGMGIDKADVRTVIHAALPASLEGYYQELGRAGRDGKDSRAVLLHAFVDRRTHEFFHRRDYPDPAVLERLYQATSNELESKGSLQARVRGDPEVFDKALEQLWIHGGVEMTPDEDVRRGRAGWAVQYIAQRERKQLHLEQMGRYAEAHGCRMRHLVAHFGDLQDSGAACGLCDVCAPETCAVVRFEEPSAVEAHALGRILEALHARDGQATGRLHRELFGDALHRRDFERLVGGLARSGLVRLDSDSFDKDGQVILFQRLSLTDTGRRARVIAPGQVVLPQAREESPKKRRGRASPAASKRAPRKRASTGAGATSTGRGKRAASTGTRRGAEPWQAPRVDREGADFTQESFAPDAPAPGRSWKARTTPESSTGSRAASWNASRQAPEPGFAAPEAAPALVESLKAWRLTEARKRKVPAFRILTDRVLDAIASARPSSGAELLSIHGVGPALTERYGAQILSLVSRRR
- a CDS encoding MBL fold metallo-hydrolase — protein: MELGFETIGNATLICHDNGPVLVTDPWTDGTAYFGSWTLSHEIPEEQRQAIRDCAYVWLSHGHPDHLSMESLEKLRERTLLVPNHVGHRMRDDLREAGFRVQVLADREWTRLSPRIRVLCLPDVNQDAVLLVEVGGRLIVNLNDSGDRGQGRFVRRVIKEYDETFLLALSGYGDADMMNFFTEDGKRILPYAAAKTPVGQTIARQAETYGVRYFVPFSSMHKYQRADSLWAAEYTTTLPDYARGFSSNTCQMLPAFLRHDFTNDSSVSINPRERTLTPVDPREYGDDWSECLEPDEVKQLEQYFRAVEHLGTVMDFLRFRVGGREHVIEFNKRRFEKGITFEAPRGSLMTAVKYQVFDDLLIGNFMKTTIHGGFGKGSLYPDFSPYVAKYADNGKARTEAELRNYFHEYKSRDMVGYLRHQLDAHCVRPLQTQSAELLRTLLPADSSAFRMAKETYWKVRRAIL
- a CDS encoding M57 family metalloprotease, encoding MLKFRSVAMLAGVSLLGAACGGPESQQEAEVTPSWEEFRASAVREPWEGGKIIVNGDEALESEEELAAYFHNVVEAKLGQSQDGLAVYYIGGDIKWNATQKMNLTYCISNNFGANKTKMVNAMASATAAWEATANVNFTYLSQYDASCTASQAGVLFDVRPVSGQSYVARAFFPNSSRSGRNVLVNSSAFTSTGAWSLTGVIRHELGHTLGFRHEHTRSTASGCYEDSQWRALTSTYDRASVMHYPQCNGTQTGDLVLTTLDKQGARALYP
- a CDS encoding DUF5335 family protein; its protein translation is MAHTSKEIPRDQWASYLADISRRVRNERVRVESIVRAQPSTRTQRVTLESLSEQTGDQDIARSLPLVEISLELKGSDTGAVQIIVGHDDDAITHRVLEPERISAEVDSDSGALECLEIIERGSGKLLVFFERELDVDSPTLHG